The Candidatus Goldiibacteriota bacterium genome includes the window TGAAAACCTTATATCCATGATAGATAAAGAACTTCCTTCAGGTATAATACCGGAAAAAGAATCCGAATCAGGCTTAACAGACAATACTGAATATAATAAAAAACCTGAAAATGATAACGAAGAACCTGAAGAATAGTAACTTTTAAACCTTTTTATGACCTATACCAAAATCCTTATTTAAGAATTCCTTTGTTATCAATTTTCGCGGCAAAAGCATCATATTCGCCTTTTCCATAAGTGCCTGTCCAGCCGGCCGTAACATAACCTCCGTCCGGCGCTTTTACCGTACCTGCGGCGTATTCATCTTTTCTTCCGCCAAAAGTTGAAGTCCACAGCGAATTTCCGGAAGCGTCAACTTTCATTACAAAAATATCAGAAGAACCATTGCCGTACGAATCAGTTGTACCAGTTATTACATAATTTTTACCGTCTTCAATTATCGTTTTTCCCGTATCAATCAGCTTGCCGCCGTAAGTCTTTTCCCATACAGCGTTTAACCGCCCGTCAAGTTTTAAAAGATAAACCTGCGCGGAATTGCCGTCTTTTGCCGTATCTGAGGTTTCACCGACAACAGCATATCCTCCGTCCGAAGTTTTTATGATATCTTCAAAGCCGTCGTATCCTTTATCACCGAACGTTTTAAAAGCAAGGCTGTTTCCTTTTGCGTCCAGTTTCATAACAAAACCGTCATATCCGCCTTTTGACCACGAAGAGGACCTGCCTGCCATTACAAAACCGTCATCAGCTGATATTATCGCGGTGCCAAAATCAAATTTACCGCCGCCATAAGTCCTGGTTAATAACTTATTCCCGTTTTTGTCAGCTAATACAAAATATATTTCTATGGCATTTGACCCGCTGAAAGAAGATGAGTTGCCGGCCATGGCGATATTCCCGTTTAGACTTTCGCACATTCCTGCCGCTTCATCATTTCCCGGCCCGCCAAAATATGACTGAAATATTTCTTTACCGTCAAAACCGGTTTTTACCAGATACGCATCCCGTAAACCCGCGCCCTTGGAATCGCTATAACCGCACATTAACAAGCCGTCTTTTGTGGTTATAACTTTAAATAACCGGTCATCCCCTTTTTCTCCAAAATTGCGGCTGAATTTTTCCCTGCCTTTTTCATCAATTTTAACAAGATAACCGTCAATCGTACCGCCCGGAAAGGAATTGGTCATACCGGCAAGAAAATAACCGCCTTTTGGGTTATTACATATTGACCTGACACTGTCATAAGTTTTACCGCCATAGTTCTTATACCCTTTAAAACTTTTGATGCCGTTGAAATCACATCCGGATATAAATAAGCATAAGCCGGCACAAATTAATGTCTTTCTCATTTTTCCTCCGGTTTCCTGAAGTTATAAAAGAATATTGCCCGATTTGCCGTTTGCCTTATAAACATAAACAAGGACTTCCGCTATAAGTTTATAAAGTTCAGACGGTATTTCCTGACCAAGGTCAAGTTTTGACAGAACTTCAATTAAATCAGGATCTTCGTACAGCGGAATATCATTTTTTTTGGCAAGTTCTATTATCTTTTCGGCAATATTACCTTTGCCTTTTGCCGCAATTCTGGGGGCTCCGTCTTTATCTTTGTCATATTTAACCGCAATTGCGTTTAACTTTTTTTCCGGCATAACGTTTCCCCTTTTAGGCCTTTAAGTTAATATTTCCAAGATTGATATAACCGTCAGATTCAGGGGAAGATACCTGTTCTCCGGCTTCTTCTGTCTTTATCATAAAGTTTCTCATGCTGTAATTTATTGTTTCTATACCCTTTAAAAAATCATTTTTCATCTTTGTAAGCTGTTGTTTGGCCTTTTCGTTATCCGCAATAACAGTGCATTCAACGTCATTTTTATAAACCGTCATCCTGACCTTAACGTTTCCAAGTTTGGAAGTGTTAAGGACAAACATAATATTTACCGGCTCTTTCGCTTCAAGGTTTTCTTTTAACGAGCCCTTTCTGTACCACACCTGAAGCTCTCCGTTAAACAGTTTGTTATCCATAAGAAGCGGTATCTGCGTGTAAATGATTTCATACGCTGCCGGTTTCTGATTTATAAACTGCATGGCATTAAGGTTATTAAGCGTGTCTTTGACGCTTTCTCTTGCGCCGTTAACAGTATCTTTTATCACAGACAACGTGTCATTGTCCGCATTTTTC containing:
- a CDS encoding EscU/YscU/HrcU family type III secretion system export apparatus switch protein, whose protein sequence is MPEKKLNAIAVKYDKDKDGAPRIAAKGKGNIAEKIIELAKKNDIPLYEDPDLIEVLSKLDLGQEIPSELYKLIAEVLVYVYKANGKSGNILL